In Papaver somniferum cultivar HN1 chromosome 1, ASM357369v1, whole genome shotgun sequence, a genomic segment contains:
- the LOC113315529 gene encoding F-box protein CPR1-like, with product MLEGSSSGGLYPEVLYSIGYDSLTSSVCEIKDASIEMDHPFKSLRYLVRLMGSCNGLVCIRLVVDNDNGDEKNYFYLWNPATREYKEIPKSPIKIDRIQMSALGYDHNTDDYKLVIGTVEPPGSKGTLVQVYSLASNSWKPGQTVAYWFPSHYLEKHKHGVLVNGYFHWLVIAEHKFSLLSLGISDESFKELHLLPKELLEKNKQRCMSLGVLEGCLCLCLLVTSDVDVPMFEVWQMLDYGVQESWARRFIIPLNSIMENCLIFLSPLWSFENGEILLMSSSNLVLYDPEHGSARKLSKPSNSTCLTVNYIDSLVSLESGTYVGGEGRMEELRET from the coding sequence ATGCTTGAAGGTTCTTCTAGTGGGGGACTTTACCCCGAGGTACTTTACTCCATTGGTTATGATTCATTGACATCGTCAGTGTGTGAAATTAAAGATGCTTCTATTGAAATGGATCACCCATTCAAATCTTTGCGTTATCTTGTTCGATTGATGGGATCTTGTAATGGTTTGGTTTGCATAAGGTTGGTTGTTGATAATGATAATGGTGATGAGaagaattatttttatctttggaACCCAGCTACAAGAGAATATAAAGAAATACCCAAATCACCAATTAAAATTGATAGGATTCAAATGAGTGCGTTGGGTTATGATCACAATACTGATGACTACAAGTTGGTAATAGGCACTGTAGAACCTCCCGGAAGCAAGGGTACTCTGGTTCAAGTCTATTCGTTAGCATCAAATTCATGGAAACCTGGGCAAACTGTAGCTTATTGGTTTCCTAGCCATTATTTGGAAAAACATAAACATGGAGTGCTTGTTAATGGATACTTTCATTGGTTGGTGATAGCTGAACATAAGTTTTCCTTACTCTCTTTGGGCATCAGTGACGAGAGTTTCAAAGAACTGCATCTATTACCTAAAGAACTTTTGGAGAAGAATAAGCAACGATGTATGTCACTTGGAGTGTTGGAAGGGTGCCTGTGCCTTTGCTTATTGGTCACCTCAGATGTTGATGTACCTATGTTTGAAGTATGGCAGATGCTGGATTATGGAGTTCAAGAATCTTGGGCTAGACGTTTTATCATTCCCCTTAATAGCATTATGGAGAACTGTCTTATATTTTTAAGTCCTTTGTGGTCTTTTGAGAATGGTGAAATTCTATTGATGAGTTCTAGTAACCTAGTTTTGTATGACCCAGAACATGGAAGTGCTAGAAAACTAAGTAAGCCTAGCAATAGCACCTGCCTCACCGTAAATTATATTGATAGCTTAGTTTCTCTCGAGTCTGGTACATATGTCGGGGGAGAAGGGAGGATGGAGGAATTAAGAGAAacctga